Sequence from the Enhydrobacter sp. genome:
GCGGGCGAAGACGAGGTCGACGGTGGCGGTGTGCATGCCGGTGTTGAACCGCTTCATGCCGTTGATGATCCAGTCGCCGCCCTGCTTGACCGCCGTGGTCTCCATGAAGGTCGCATCGGAGCCGTGATGCGGCTCGGTGAGGCCGAAGGCGATGCGCTCCCTGCCGGTGATCATGCCCTCGACATAGCGCTCCTTCTGCTCCGTTGTGCCGAAGCGGTGGAGCAGCAGCGCGACCGGGAAGTTGCCGACGATCGAGCTCTCGTTCTGCAGGTCGTTGTGCAGGCCGAGCCCCTTGTGCGCGAGATGCTCGCGGATGATCGCCATGGCGAGATTGGAGCCGTCCTTGCCGCCGAGTTCCTTCGGGAGGGCGAAGCGCAGATGGCCCGCCTTGTCGGCGCGGCGGCGCATCTCGGCCAGCAACTCCTCCCATTCGTGGCGCGGCTGGCCGTCATTGTCCCAGTCGGTGCGCGCATGCTCGCGGCGATGGTCGAAGAAGCGGACGTTGTCGTTCTCGCGCTCCAGCGGCCGGATCTCGCGCTCGATGAATTCATCGAGCTCGCGCAGATAGGCGGCGATCTCGGCAGGGATGTCGAAATTCATGGCTCTCTCTTCGCTGGGGCGCGGCACTCCGGTGCCGCGTCATGATGGCGCCACCGGGGTGGCGCGCCCAGACTACGCCGCCGGCAGGTCGACCCGGAAGCGGCTGCCGCTGCCGTCTGCCGCAAGGCAAACCGCCTCGCCGCCGTGCCGGCGCGCGATCGTGCGGACCAGGGCGAGGCCCAGCCCGCTGCCGCGTCCGCTCTCGGGCGAGGAGGCGAGCCGATAGAAGGGTTCGAAGATGCGCTCGCGTTCCGCGGGCGGCACCCCGGGGCCGCGGTCGCTGACTTCGAGGATGGCTCGGTCGCGTTCCCGGGCGACCGACAGGGCGACGGTGCCGCCGCCGTAGCGGCGCGCATTCTCCAGCAGATTGCGGATCAGGCGGCGCAGCAGGAGGCGATCGCCCTCCACCATTACCGGCTCGCCATCCGCTTCGAGATCGTAATGGGCCGCCTCCTCGGCGGCGACGGCCAGCAGGTCGACGGGTTCCCGGCGCTCCAGCTCGGGCTGGGCGTCGAGGCGGCTGGCGAGCAGGATCTGGTCGATGAGCTGGTCGAGTTCGGCAATGTCCTCCTTGAGCGAATCGCGCGTCTTGTGGTCGGTGCTCTCCGACAGCAGGGCGGTCGCCATACCGATCCGGGCGAGCGGCGTGCGCAGCTCGTGACTGCAGTTGGCGAGCAGCAGGCGATGCGCCGCCACCAGCTCCTCGATACGCTGCGCGGAGCGGTTGAAGCTTTCTGCCAGGGCGGCGAGCTCGTCGCGACCCTCGACCTTGACCCGGGCCGAGAGGTCGCCACGGCCGAGCCGCTCGACACCGGACTTCAGCCGTTCGAGTCGACGGCCGAGATGGCGCACCACGGGATACACGCCGACGGCGATGGCGATAGCCACGAGGGCCAGCACGGCCGCGATCCAGAAAGTCGGGCCGGGAGGGCGTTCCTTCACCTGGCGGGCGACCAGCCAGCGGCCGTCCGGGAGCTGCAGCGTGAACACCGGGCCCGCCGAACCGCGCCGCCAGCCGATCCGGGCGCGATTGGGGTCGAAGCGCGGCGGCACGCGGCCGACCCTTGCGATGGCTGTGCCGTCGGGCCGATAGAGCGCGAGGTCGAAGCGCAGCTTGCGATGCAGGATCTCGATCGCCTTCTGGCTGTCGGCCGGCGCCGCGTCGGCGTCCGGCAGCAGGGCGCCGGTGAGCTCGGCCGCGACGTCGAGATATTGCGGGGTGCGCGCCTCGTCTTCGGCCAGCTTCCAGAGCAGCGCTGCCGCGCCCACGAACACGACGAGCACCAGCACGATGGTGACGTAGAACTGGAGGTAGAGGCGCTGCATCTGAATGCTATCTCCCCGCTGCGCGGGGACGAGGGGGAACGTCGCGCCTCATCGGTCCTGGTCTCGGGCGAAGACGTAGCCGGCGCCCCGCACGGTCAGGATGCGGCGCGGTTTCTTGACGTCGTCCTCGATGGCGGCGCGGATGCGCGAGACGTGAACGTCGACTGAGCGGTCGAAGGCCTCGAGCTTTTCGCCCTTCAGGAGATCCATCAGGGCATCGCGCGACAGCACGCGCCCCGGCCGCTCGGCCAGCGCCAACAGGAGTGCGAACTGGTAGGAGGTGATCGTCCGCTCCTCGCCGTCGAGCCGCACGATGCGCGAACCCTTGTCGATCTCGAGACGGCCGAAGCGCAGGATGTCGGCCTTCGCCGGCGCGCGGCGGCGGCGCAGGATGGCGCGCAGGCGGGCCTGCAGCTCGCGCGGCTCGAAGGGCTTGGCGAGATAGTCGTCGGCGCCGATCTCGAGGCCGACGACGCGGTCCATCGGCTCGCCGCGCGCCGTCAGCATCAGGATGGGAACATCGGAGACGTCGCGCAGCCGGCGGCAGAGATCGAGGCCATCGGCGTCGGGCAGCATCAGGTCCAGGATCACCGCGTCGAACGCCTCGCGCTTGAGCAATGTCTCGCCCTCGCGCGCCGTGCCGGCGGCGGTCAGACGAAAGCCCGCCCCGCCGAGATAGTCCGAGACCATCCCGGCGAGACGGGCGTCGTCGTCGATCATCAGGACACGCTCGGCCATGCGTCAGTATCGGGCCGAGCCGCCCCCTATGTCACGTCAGCCACGCTTGCCGCGATGCTCGCCACGCTCGCTCCACTTCTTGAAGAAGGCCTGGCGCTGCGCCTGGTTCAGCACGCTGCCGGCGTCGGTCAGGGCCTTGGTGAAGCGCTGGGAGGCCTCGTCGGCGACCTTCATCTGCTCCTGGCGGATCTGCTCGATCTTCGCCCGGTCGATGGCCGGCGCCTGCATGGCGTCGGTCATGGCCTTGCGTGCCTCGACCCGCTTGGTGTGCAGCGGCTTCATGTCGGCGAACGCCGACTGCAGGATCTCGGTCACCTTCTTCTTCTGCTCTTCGCTCGCGTCGGTGCCGTCCAGCGCCCGGTCCACGCGCTTCTCGATGCGCTGCTGGAACTTGGCGGGATCGGCGCCGGCCTTGTCGCCGCGCGCCAGGGCCGGGCCGCCGGCGGTGGCGGCGAGGCTGCCGACCAGAAGGGCGGCCAGCATGGTCCGGA
This genomic interval carries:
- a CDS encoding response regulator, with product MAERVLMIDDDARLAGMVSDYLGGAGFRLTAAGTAREGETLLKREAFDAVILDLMLPDADGLDLCRRLRDVSDVPILMLTARGEPMDRVVGLEIGADDYLAKPFEPRELQARLRAILRRRRAPAKADILRFGRLEIDKGSRIVRLDGEERTITSYQFALLLALAERPGRVLSRDALMDLLKGEKLEAFDRSVDVHVSRIRAAIEDDVKKPRRILTVRGAGYVFARDQDR
- a CDS encoding periplasmic heavy metal sensor, which codes for MATMTIRTMLAALLVGSLAATAGGPALARGDKAGADPAKFQQRIEKRVDRALDGTDASEEQKKKVTEILQSAFADMKPLHTKRVEARKAMTDAMQAPAIDRAKIEQIRQEQMKVADEASQRFTKALTDAGSVLNQAQRQAFFKKWSERGEHRGKRG
- a CDS encoding HAMP domain-containing protein — translated: MQRLYLQFYVTIVLVLVVFVGAAALLWKLAEDEARTPQYLDVAAELTGALLPDADAAPADSQKAIEILHRKLRFDLALYRPDGTAIARVGRVPPRFDPNRARIGWRRGSAGPVFTLQLPDGRWLVARQVKERPPGPTFWIAAVLALVAIAIAVGVYPVVRHLGRRLERLKSGVERLGRGDLSARVKVEGRDELAALAESFNRSAQRIEELVAAHRLLLANCSHELRTPLARIGMATALLSESTDHKTRDSLKEDIAELDQLIDQILLASRLDAQPELERREPVDLLAVAAEEAAHYDLEADGEPVMVEGDRLLLRRLIRNLLENARRYGGGTVALSVARERDRAILEVSDRGPGVPPAERERIFEPFYRLASSPESGRGSGLGLALVRTIARRHGGEAVCLAADGSGSRFRVDLPAA